TCCGGACCGTCGTTCCAGAGCAGTAACTGCCGCGGACGGTTGTACTCAGCGTGTGTCACGTGGGACCGATCCCCGACCGACCGGGTCGCGACCGGCTGCTCGTCGAACGAGACAGTGTCCTCTCTCCCGATATCGTCGTCGAGGTTAGCTGTACGCGTGGCATTTATCGTGTCCGGTCGGGAATCGATCGGCGAGGACGGCAGTGGCTCGCTCCGCAATTCGGCCGTTTCGCTCTGGGCGTTACACCCCGCGAACGGAACGACGGTGCTGGCGAAGAGGGCGAGGACCTGACGGCGACGCATATTTCGGCCGACTCCAGCCCGGAAGTTGAACGCTTTGATATATTCCAGTCGACACGAACTGGACCTGGTTATTCGGCGTCGAAATCGCCGGGTTTGGGCGTCCGATACTGTGTCGGACTGCGGTCACAGAGTTCGAGCGTCGATACACTGCTGTACTCGACACGGCCACCGGGACGGACTACGACGGTCGTCCCGGAGCTGTTGCAGTCGAACGTCGGTCTCCGAATCGGGTGCCAGAACCACGTGTCGTCCACGGTGTCGACGTGGAGGGCCACGAGGTACTGATCGGCCTGCGCGAACTCGACGGTGACGTACTCCCCGCCATCCAGTTCGCCCCGCCAGTCGAGGACGGTCCCGTGTTCCAGCCCGGTGATCTCCAGTCCGAATGCACAGCCGGACCGGTCGTTCCACAGCGAGAGGCTGTGCTGGCCGGTGTAGTAGGGGCCCCGTTCGGCGCTCGGATCGCCGGCCGTCAGCGTTTCGACCGGGTCCCGGTCCGCCAGTCCGGCCGAGACCCATCCGCACGGTATTTGGGCACCTGGCGGTCGTGCGCTGGCTCCGTTGCCGCAGCTGAGCGACCCTCAGCGGTCGCCGATCAGGTAGCCACCGGCGAGCAGTCCCAGGAACTAACGGCGGCGGTGCATGGATACAGAGACACCACTCCTGGATCTGAAAGGTACGTGAGTGGCAGGTTCGGGTCGTTCACTCGTTCGGATCCCGTTCGGCGAGCGAACTGTACCGTACTTTGCCGTCCTCGTCGACCACTACATCTGTCACGGCGGCGTCGCGGTCGAACCACGCCGGGTCGACGGTTATCTCGTACAGCAGATCGCCGTCCCCGACAGCGACGGTGTACGCGTCGGCCTGTTCGAGTTCCACCCTGAGCGGTCGGTCTGGATAGACGCGACGCTCGGTCTCGAACAGGTGCCCGCGGCCGGCCGACTCGATCGACACGGTCAGGAATCGCGTCGGCCCCTCGTTCCATATCGTGACGCCGTGGGAGCCACTACAGTCTTCGGTCTCGGCGACCGTGATGGTCTCGAAGGGGGGCACTGTCCCGGTCTCGATGGGGGCGTGTGCGGCCGTCGCCGGTTGTCGGACCGACGACGGCGGTGTCGCGAGTCCGTTCGACCGCAACCGCGCCCAAAGCCGATCGAGGCACTGCGGCAGGTGGGCGAGCGAGTGGGGGAGGCTACCGGACGAAGACTCGCGTGTCATCGAGTGGTGATACACGTCGGTCGACCTTCGTTATACATCGGCAAAAAGGCGCAAACGGACGAAACCGGGCGAAACGAATGGAACGGGCGGGTCGTGAGTCTCCCTCGATCAGGCCACGTCGGCGACCGCTTCCAGCACGGCGTCGAGCACGGCGTCGCGCTCGCCCGAGAGGAATTCGAGACAGCCGTCCCGGGTGCTCTTTGCCTGCAGGCCGGCGTCCGGCGCTTCCTCGGCGGCGGTCGCGGCGACGGCGCGCACGTCCAGCGCCGTCGTCGAGCGCAGGTAGAGTTCGTCCTCGGCGAGTCCGACGACCACGTCCACGTCGTCGCGGTGTCGGCGGAACAGTTCGTCCAGCAGCAGGTTCGTCGGCGGGAACTCGTACCGGTGGGCGAAGGCGTCGGTGTCCAGCACGGCGACCGAAATCCCGTCGACTTCGCGGCGTTCGAGGTTGGCCTCGGCCGTCTCGATCTCCGCGTCGAGTTTCGTCCGGAACTGCTCGCTGACGTGGCCGGCCAGGCCGCGCTCGTCGTCGGTCTCCGGGAAGAGGAGATCGGCGATCAACTCGCGTTTGTCCTCGTAGGACTGGTAGTAGGCCTCCAGCGCGATGGCCTCACGGATCTCGCGGGTGGCGTCGGCGTCGTAGCCGGTCGATTCGGCCAGGTCGACGTAGGATTCGGGCGTGTCCTCCCAGAAGCTCACGGCGGGGAGGTGACCGATCTCCTCGCGCACGTCGTCGTCGACGTGGGCGGCGACGGTCGCCGCGATGGCGCTCGCCGTCGTCGTGGCGTCGGCGTCGGTGAGCGAGGGCGAGACGAGCGTGTCGACGGCGTCACCGACCTCGGGGTCGGCCTCGGCGGAGTCGAGCACCAGGCGGTCGGCGTCGTAGATCGACAGCAGGTCGAAGCCGTCGAGCGACTCCCGGGTCGCGCCCGCGGCGACGAACACGAACAGCGGGAGTTTCTCGTCGTGACGCTCGCGGTTGTCGAGCATGCCGGTCACGTCCTGCGTGGCGTCCTGCATGTCGTAGACGCCGTCCTCCAGCGGCCGGCGGTCGAAGTAGTGGTACTCGGCGTCGGCCGCGCCGTGCTGGTCGCGGACCAGCGGGAGCGTCGCGCGCTCGATGGCCACGCCGCCGACGTAGCCGTCGACGGTCGCGTTGTGCCGGACGACGACCGGTCGATCTTCGAGCACGGCGCGCCGGATGGCGGTCGCAGCCTCGCGCACGCCGTCGATGACGGCGTCGACGGCCGGGTCGTCGGCCAGCGGTTCGACGTCCTCGGGACGGGCGCGCTCGGTCAGCGCGTCGGCCATCCGCTGGGAGACGGCGTCGTGTTCGTCGTCTTCGAGGACGAGCAGTGCCTCCGTCTCGACCTGCAGTTCCCCGCGGCGACGGCGGACCTCGCCGTCGAGTCTGACCAGATCGCCCTCTTCGACCTCGGGGTAAGCCCGGACGCCGGCCTCCTCGAACGCGGCGCAGTCGACGACGCCCGTCTCGTCACGGAGCTCGAAGACCGTCGGGCCGCTGGTCTGGCGGATGTCGGCGATCTCGCCCTCGATGCGAACGTCGTCACCGACGCGGTCGGACAGCGTGTCGACGGCGACCTGCGTGAGTTCGACGCTCGTCGTCTCTTCGTCCGTACTCTCCGGTTCGGCTTCGACGACTGCGGCGCCGCCCGAGCCACCGCTGTCGGCGGTCCGGGTGTCGGAATCGGTGTCTGTGGTTCCGCTCTCGTCTGTCTCCGTGTCGCCGCCGTCGGTCGGGGAACCGGTACGGCCGGCCTCCCGTGTGTCGTCGTTCCCGCTCTCGTCGGGGACCTCGCCGACCGTGTGGCGAACCGGCCCGTCGTCGCCGTCGTCGTCGCTGTCGTCGTCTCCCTCGACGTCTTCTTTCAGCAGGGCGAAATCTTCGTCGGGGTCGTCGATCAGCGTGCCGCGGAACTCCCGTTCGGACTGGCGGATCGACCACCCGAGGTCGATGTTCCCGTTGTCGCGGACGTTCTTGACCTGGACGTAGACGGTGTCACCCGCCTCCCAGTCGAGGCTCTCGAGTCGCTGGTCGAGTTCGCTCCGGTGGAGGAGACCGGTCACCCGGTCCGCGATGTCGACGAACACGCCGAATTCGGCGTACCCGTCGACCGTTCCTCGGTAGAATCGCCCCGGCGTCAGCTGGTCTGCGTTCGTGCCGCGGAACTCGAAGACCACGTCCTGCTGGTGTGTTTCGCAGATGTGCCCTTCGACAGACGTTCCGCAAATGATACAGCTTCCCATTACCGGAACCAAACGGACCCGGCCTAAAACTGTTGTCGAATCACTCCGGGAATCCCGTTCGACCCCTGCCGCGCGAGTACCCGTCCTCGCAGTCGGTCACTCGAAGACTCGACTCTCCTCCTCCAGCATCTCGATCCCGCGAGCTATCTCGCGGGCTTCGTCCGGGAACAGTGCGATCTCGATTTCGTTACCCGCCTCGTCCTCGAAGGCGAGTTTCACTCGCTCGTCGCCGAACTCCCGCACGTCCACGCCTTCCACGTCGTACAGTTTCGCCGTCGCAGACTTGTTCGTCGGTCCCACGTTCTTGATCGACCCGTCTTTGAGTTCGACCATGAACTCCTCGAGTTGCAGACTGAGCATACCGATAGTTGGCCTGCCGGTGGTTAAAACGGTAGCGAGACCCCGATCTCGGCCAGCAGGGCACCCGCGGCCCCGAACCCGCGGAAGCCGTAGCCGAAGACGATAGCCGCCGGCACCGCGACGACCGGGACCGCCTTCCAGTACGGCAGGTCGTGGACCTCGACGGTACCGACGACGAGCAGGACGGCACCCGCGGCCGTACAGATCACGCGCAGGGCGGGGATTTCGGGTCCGGCGAACACGCACGGCGCGGTCGCGTATGCGAGGACCTGCACGGTCTCGCTGACGCCGCCGCGGTTCGGTGCCGTCGCCATCAGGATCAGCGTCTGGAGCGCCGCCGTCAGGTGCAACACGGCTGGCATCACGAGGACGACGGCGAGCGCGAGAAACAGGGCCCGGGAGGCGACCGGCTGTCCGGCGACCACGGGATAGACGTCCGGGATCAGCGCCAGCCGTGTCAGTTCCTCGAGCAGGACGACGACGGCCGCGAAGATCAGTCCCGGTGCCTGGTCGCCGGGCGCGATACCTGCCCGGAAGAACCGACGGGGGCGAACCAGCACCTCTGCCCACGCCCGCGCGAGCGCGACCGGGCCGCGGTCCCGCCCACCCGTCGGATTCTCGACCCACTGGGTCACGCGATGGGATAGGCAGCGTCCGGGCTTGACGGTTGCGGGTTCCGGTCGCATTCGCGCCGCTTCCCGAACAGTTATCAGATAGTGATAGTGTTCGGACACTATGAACAGACGTGACGTAATCGCTGGAAGCGGTGTGGCACTGGCTGCGATGGTGAGCGGTTGTACAGACGTGCTTCCAGCTGAAAGTGACGGAGCGGCCGAGGACGGAACGGACAACGACACTGAGGAAGGCGACGGGGGTGAAGAGGACACGGACGGGGAGACTCCCGTGACGGACGCGAAGACAGGGAGCGCCTCCGACGCCGAACGGGACGCGGTCGAGCGCGTCCTCAGACAGAACGTGCGAGCCACGGAGGAGCAGCGACTCCAATCACTCCGGGAGACGCTCCACCCCGAGAGTCCGTACTACGAGCGGACGATCCAGCAAACGCAGCAAATCTGGAACCAGTACGAACTCAAGTACTCGTTGACCGTTCAGTCGGTTTCGGTCGTCGGCGACGAGGCGACCGTCGAGTACGAACAGGTGACGCGAGCGACCGGTTCCAATAGCGGGGAGTTCCGGGACAATCGGATCACTGCCACCGCGAGGCTCCGCACGTATCGAAGCGAGTGGCGGCTCTACGGCACCGAAATCGGTGACATCGAGTACCTGGATTGACGCCGATCAGTCGTCGGCACCCACGTTTTCCGTGCTCTCGATGCAGGGCGGATCGGGTTCGATGGTTGCGTACTCGACGGCCCGTCGACCGAGGATTGCGACCCGGTCGGCCACACTCTCGTCGACGAATCCCCAGTCGTCGGCGTCGCCTTCGAAGGCATTGCTGGCCCGGGGGATGGCGGCCTGGTGTGGGATGACCCAGGCGTTCAGTGCGCGACAGACCGTTCGCAGGTGTTCGAGCGCGGTTATCGGGAACCCGCCGCCGGCGACCGCCAGCAGGCCCACGGTCTTGTTCTCGAACTCGTCGAACCCGCAGTAATCGAGGGCGTTCTTCAGCGGCGTGGCGTACGATCCGTGGTACACCGGCGTCCCGAGGAGTATGGCGTCGGCCGCGCGCACTCGGGCGGTGAACGTCGGTGCGTCGCCGGCCTCGCCCGCGTCCGCGTCGTAGACCGGGAGGTCCCAGTCCCGGAGGTCCAGAAGTTCCGTCTCGCCGCCGGTCGCTGCGGCCGCGTCGAGGGCGTGTTCGAGTCCTTTTCGCGTGTGGCTGTCGTCGCGGAGACTCCCACAGATCCCGACGATGTGCGGTCGTGACATGGCTGTACCGTGGTCCTGCCCGTGCTTAAACGTCGGTCGAACTGTCGGGTTTGGCGGGCCGTCCGATCGGAAACAGGTACATTTTTACTGCAGTCGGGCGGGTGCTGTGGTATGGCTGCACGTGGCTCCCGGGAGTGCTCCGTACGCGTCGAGTTACCGACCGTGGTCCCGTTCGACATTCCTCAGTTGAATCGCCTGAGCTGGGAACTCGGATCCCGCACCGTCGACGACTCGACGGCGACGCTGCGCAGTCGCTGGACCGACACGGAGAGCCAGTGGCGACTCGCGGTCTACTCCGTGACCGACGGGACAGTCGTCCTGCGGGTGCGGACACCTGTCGGTCGCGACCGATTCTACGGTGCCGCAAGGATGGACCTCGCGAACGCACTGCCGGCGCTGGAGGCGTCCGACCGCTGGCAGCGACTCGACTGAGTTGACATCCTCCCCGCCCTGAAGGGCGAGCCTTTCGCCTCGAATCTTCCGTAAGCTCTGGTTACCGCCGAGAAGGAGACTGTGTATTTTCCGACAGACTAGCCTGTCGTCCGTCAGTCGTCCGCTTCGGCACTCACGCCGTCGGCCTCGGCCGCTTCTGCCGTCACCGCGTCTTCGAGGTACTCGTCGGCGTCGAGTGCGGCCTTCACGCCCATGCCGCCCGCTGTCGCGGCCTGCTGGTAGTGGTGGTCCACCACGTCGCCGGCTCCGAAGATGCCTTCGACGGCAGTTTTCGTCTGGCCGCCGCCGTCACCGCCCTGCGTGCGGAGGTAGCCGGCGTCGTCCAGTTCGACGCCCGTGTCTTCGAGGTAGTCGGTGTTGGGCGTGTGGCCGATGGCGAGGAACACCGCGCCCACGTCGAGTTGCATCTGCTCGGTGTCGGGATCGTCGAGTTTGTCCGTGGGGTGGCCCTCGGGGTGGCGTACCAGATCCACGTGGTCGACGCCCTCGGCCTCGGAGCCGTGGATCTCGACGGCCTCGGTGTTCTTCATGATCTGCACGTCGCCAGCCTCGACTTTCTCCTCGATGCGGTCGATCCAGTAGTCTTCGGCCCGGAACTCCTCGCGCCGGTGGGCGATGTAGACAGTGTCGGCGAACTTCGTGAGGAAGTTGGCCTCCTCCATCGCGGCGTCGCCGCCGCCGATCACCAGCATGTCCTCGTCGCGGAAGAACGCGCCGTCGCAGGTCGCACAGGTCGAGACGCCAAAGCCCATCAGGTCGTCCTCGCCGGGAATGCCCAGCGTGCGGGCACTGGCCCCGGAGGCGGCGACGAAGGCGTCGCAGGTGTAGACCGTTCCATCTGTGAGTTCGACGCGGAAGGGGCGATCGGAGTCGTCCACCGACTCGACGATCCCGTGTTCGATGTCCGTCCCGAACTGGGTGGCCTGCTCTTTCATGTTGTTCACCAGTTCGGTCCCGCCGATCCCGTCGGGGAAGCCGGGGTAGTTCGCCACGTCGGTGGTCAGCGTGAGCTGGCCACCCGGTTCGTCCCCCTCCAGAACGAGCGGGTCGTTGTTCGAGCGAGCGGCGTAGATCGCGGTGCTCAGGCCCGCGATCCCCGAACCAGCGATGATGAGTCTCCGGTGTTCGACGGCCTCGTCTGTCATGAGAGACGGTAGTCGGGGACGGTGTATTAAGCCTGCGCTGTTCTGTACGGTCCGGACACGACCGATCGGGGCGACCCCGCCACGTCGACACGCTTAGGACAAGACGAACAGATTGGTGGCACATGCCCGCCGATCTAGACGAGAAGACCGACCGGTACGAGGACCTGCTGGCCGACGCCCTCGACGCCGCCGAGATCGCCGTTCCCCCGGAGTCGCCGCTGGGCGAGGCCGCCGCCGAGTGCGAGGAGATGGCCCGCTCGTATCTGGAAGACGGCCGACACTTCCGGGCCGACGACGACCCAGTCAACGCACTGGCAGCCTTCTCCTACGGCCACGCCTGGCTCGACGCCGGTGCGCGGATCGGCCTGTTCGACGTCCCCGACGAGGGACACCTATTTACGGTCTGACCACCGCTCGCGGACGGCGACGATTCGCTCTCGATATCGGTGAAACCGCTGTACAGCAGTGCGGTAATTGGTGCCATACGAACGGTCCTCTAGCCCCGGATTAGCGAAACATTTATATGCTTTTCGCACTTACTAACAGTTAGCAGCACGCCGGCAATTTCTTATGGCTTTCGCCGCCGGCAACCCAAGCAATCCCCCCATGAGCGACACCACAACTCGGCCGATAACGAACGAACGTACAGAGAACGAGATCACGGAGGAGACGGAGACCGAGACGGAATCGACGACGACCTGCCCGGAGTGTGGCGGTCACCTCGTGACCGACACCGAGCACGGCGAGACGGTCTGTGAAGACTGCGGACTGGTCGTCGAGGAAGACGAGATCGACCGCGGACCGGAGTGGCGCGCCTTCGATGCCAGCGAACGCGACGAGAAGAGCCGAGTCGGTGCCCCGACCACGAACATGATGCACGACAAGGGGCTCTCGACCAACATCGGCTGGCAGGACAAGGACGCCTACGGGCGGTCGCTGAACTCCAGCCAGCGCGAGAAGATGCAGCGCCTGCGCACCTGGAACGAGCGGTTCCGGACCCGCGACTCCAAGGAGCGCAACCTCAAGCAGGCACTCGGCGAGATCGACCGCATGGCCTCCGCGCTCGGCCTCCCGAAGAACGTCCGCGAAACGGCGTCGGTCATCTACCGCCGGGCGCTCGACGAGGACCTCCTCCCCGGTCGGTCCATCGAGGGCGTCGCCACCGCGTCGCTGTACGCCGCGGCCCGCCAGGCCAACACGCCCCGGAGCATCGACGAGATGATCACCGTCTCCCGCGTCGGCGAGATGGAGATGACCCGGACGTACCGCTACATCGTCCGGGAACTGAACCTGGAGATTCAGCCCGCAGACCCCGAGAGCTACGTCCCCCGGTTCGCCTCGGATCTGGACCTCTCGGACGAGACAGAACGCCGCGCCCGGGAACTGCTCGACAGCGCCCGCGAGAGCGGCCTGCTCTCGGGCAAGTCCCCGGTCGGCCTCGCCGCGGCCGCCGTCTACGCCGCCTCGCTGCTCACCAACGAGAAGGTGACCCAGTCTGAAGTTTCGGAGGTCGCCTCCATCTCCGAGGTGACCATCCGCAACCGGTACAAGGAGCTACTGGAAGCCGAACACGACGTGAAGGCGGCCTGAACGACCGGGTAAACGCTCCCGGCGGAACGCGCGAGACGAACCGGCGACAACCTTTTTCACGCTGCCGCGTGTCAACAGGTCACACATGACCGAGACCTACGTCCGGTTGCTCTGCCCGGAGTGCAAGAAGGGATGGGAGTCCTCCCCCACCGAGCTCCCCTCGCACAAGCGGACGTTTCACTGCCCGAACTGTCACGCGAGCCGGCGGCTCGCGGAGTTCACCCGCACCGAACACGATCTGGAGACGCTGAAGACGCTGAGCTAGCCGCTCGTCGAGGAGATCGCGCCACAGGCCTCACACCGCAGCACCAGCGCCCCGCGCTCGCGTTCGAGTTTCGTGTCCGGCAGCCCACACTCCGAACAGAGGACGAACTCGTCGACGTACTCGTCGAGTGACTCCTGAATGCGGCTCTGTCGGAACTCGCCGGTGAGTCGGGCGCGGCCGCTCTCGTCGATGTGGCCGCTGGTCCCGAGGTCGTTCTGGAGGAACTTCACGACGTGGTCGTCCTCGCGGCCGAGCCGCGTCGTCGTGTCCTGAAAGTTCTCGTAGACCGTGACGTTACCCTCCTGGCGCACTTCCGGTTCGGGCACGTCGAACCGGTCGCTACTGCCCTCGATGTCGGGTGTCTGCTCCATCGCCCGGTCGAGTTGATCCTCGTAGTCCATATCGGTCAATGCCGCGGACGAGCCAAAAACCTTTCAGCCGAGCGCGCGCCAGCCTCGACTCCATACATACACCGGTTGTCGGAGAGTAAACAACTCTTCGCCAGTTCCGTTCCGATCAGTAATCACTTGAAAACCCGTCTATGGACGGCGCTACGGACGGGGAGTGTGTTAACGGGACTCAGAGTAGTACTATAACCCTTCAGTCGTTACGAATGGGTGACCATGAAAAAGCAGGAGCTCATCCATCTTCACGGCCTGCTTGCACAGGTACAGAACCACTACGAAGAGAAAACAGGTAACGAGGTCGACCACGACGAGTACGAGCGCGTGGGCGTTCGACCGACCTCGATCCACATGTCCAAGGACGATCACAAGGACGCCGTCTTCGCGCTGGCCGGCGGTATCGTCTCGGAGATGGTCGAGGAACCGTCCGAACAGGTTCCAGCCGCTGCCGACTGAACCGGTTCTCTGCGTTCTCGCGACATAATCACTCCGGAGCGACAGCGTTGCCCGACGACGGACGACACACGCGTCTCCGGTGGCAGGCTACCCGTCGAAACCCGCGTTACTCGTCGATGAGCTCCTCGAACTCGGGCAGCACTTCGCTGTCCCGTTCGTCTCGCTCACTGATCGTGTCGTCCGACGTGATCTCCTCGACCGTGGTCTCGGTCTCGGCCGCCGATTCAGTTTCGGACTCGTCCGTCTCGTCCTCCTCACCCTCCTCGTCGATCGCCTCTATCTCGAGTACGTCGAGCGGGATGTTCTCGAGGCGCTGACCGATCTCTTTGCGGGCGATCCGTGCGGCGTGTTCCTCGCGCTCGACGTTGAAGACGGTCATCTCCAGTTCGAGTGCGACCAGACTCTCGTCCGCTGCGATGAAGGCGGGCTCCTGATCTTCGCCGCAGTGGGGACAGGTGCGCTGGCCCATGTTGATCTCGACGTAGTTGAGATCCGGATTGAGCATCTCGCCGGTCTTCGAGATGGCGATCCGGACCGCTTCGTCCGGTGTTTCGACGTCGTAGACCGGGACTGCGGCCTCTACGACAACTCTGCAGTTCATAATTTGCTGTTGGCTGTCCTACGATAAGAAGATTGGTGTCCGTTCACGCGGTATTCAGTGCCTTATCGGGATCCCGAACAACGGTTCCGTCGGTGAGTTCGATCTCGAAACCCCCATACCGATCCGGCCCGTCCCGACCGACGATGCGACGGGGCCGAATCGACGCGAGGACTTTGGCCGGCGGCGTCGACCTCCAGTCGACCGTCGAGAGCGGGCAGTCCTATCTCTGGGCGCGCGAGGACGGCGCCACCTACGAAGACGACCGGGCACACGGCGGTGACGCCTGGTACTGGACGACGACCCGCCCCGCCGACCGCGACGAGCCAGCGGTCGTCCGGGTTCGACAGGTCGACGGCGCACTGGAGTGGGAGTCACACGTCGACGCCGAGCCACACCTCCGGCGCTTGCTGCGCCTCGACGACGATCTCGACGCCATCCGCCACGCGACCCCCGACGACCGGCTCCTCCGGGAGGCCTTCGAGACCTACCGCGGGATGCGCGTCGTGCGTGACCCGCCGTTTGGCGCACTGATCTCTTTCATCTGCTCGGCTCAGATGCGAGTCGGGCGTATCCACGACATGCAGATCTCGCTCCGCCGGGAGTTCGGTGAGCCGGTGACCTTTGACGGGGAGACCTACTACGCCTACCCGACGCCCGAGGCGCTCGCCGACGCGACGGAGGCCCAGCTTCGCGAGGTAGGACTGGGTTACCGCGCGCCCTACGTCCAGCGCAGTGCCGAAATGGTCGCCGATGGGACGGCCGACCCCGCCGAGGCGCGGACCCTGTCGTACGAAGACGCTCGCGAGTTTCTCACGCGGTTCGTCGGCGTCGGTGAGAAGGTGGCCGACTGCGTCCTGCTGTTTTCGCTCGACTTTCTCGAAGCCGTGCCGCTGGACACCTGGATCCAGACGACTATCGAGGAGTATTATCCCGACTGCGACCGGGACTCCTACGCCGAGACCTCGCGGGCGATCCGGGCGGCCTTCGGCGACGAATACGCCGGGTACGTCCAGACGTACGTCTTCCACTATCTCCGCAACGGTGGCGAGTGAGGACTATTCCTCTAGCTGGAACGTCATCGACGCCGTGTCTGTTTCGCCCGAAGTAGTATCGCGAACGGTCACCTCGGCGCGGTACTCGCCGGGGTCCCAGCCGGACGTTCCGAAAACCTCCGCCGTCTCCCAGGTGCTGTATCCCGACCGAGTGACCGACCGGTTGATCGTGCTCGTGTCGTCGGAAACCTGCTCGTCGCTCCCGTCGTAGACCGCGATGCGTCGCTCCAGATTCACGGACTTGCTGTGGGCGAACGCGCGGTACTGGTAGGCGATCTGGATGTCGTCGCCGACCGTGGCCGACGAGACGGCTTCGCTCTTCGTGTCACCGGGGCGATCCCAGTCGGGGGCGAGCGAAAGCGCCGTGATCTGTGGTGCCGTGCTCGTCAGGTCGGTCCGGGCCGTCTGCGTCGGCTCGACGACGTTCGGGTTGGCGTCGTCGGTCTCGGTCGAGGTCCCTGTCGAGTTCGGTGTCGACTCCGATTCCGTGCCGGAACACCCGGCCAGTCCCAGAGCGGCCGCTACCGTCGTGAGGTAGACTCGTCGCTGCACGGCGTCGGCTCCGGGTGGGGGAGACATTATTATAAACTGGCAAAGACCGATCGTCGGACATCCGTCGTGCGTCCGTCGGACGTTTAGCCACCCATTAGTCACCGTATCGCCGCCGTCACCCACCTCGAACACCGATAGTTCGGCCGGCGGGAGAGCCCAACGTTTTCTGCGGGGCGGGCGAAGGGACGCCCATGAGCGACCGCGTCCGCGCGCACGTCTACGTCACCGGGAAAGTACAGGGGGTCTACTACCGCGCGAACACCCGC
This Halorientalis sp. IM1011 DNA region includes the following protein-coding sequences:
- a CDS encoding DUF357 domain-containing protein translates to MPADLDEKTDRYEDLLADALDAAEIAVPPESPLGEAAAECEEMARSYLEDGRHFRADDDPVNALAAFSYGHAWLDAGARIGLFDVPDEGHLFTV
- a CDS encoding DUF555 domain-containing protein, whose translation is MNCRVVVEAAVPVYDVETPDEAVRIAISKTGEMLNPDLNYVEINMGQRTCPHCGEDQEPAFIAADESLVALELEMTVFNVEREEHAARIARKEIGQRLENIPLDVLEIEAIDEEGEEDETDESETESAAETETTVEEITSDDTISERDERDSEVLPEFEELIDE
- a CDS encoding translation initiation factor IF-2 subunit beta — its product is MDYEDQLDRAMEQTPDIEGSSDRFDVPEPEVRQEGNVTVYENFQDTTTRLGREDDHVVKFLQNDLGTSGHIDESGRARLTGEFRQSRIQESLDEYVDEFVLCSECGLPDTKLERERGALVLRCEACGAISSTSG
- a CDS encoding YIP1 family protein, producing the protein MTQWVENPTGGRDRGPVALARAWAEVLVRPRRFFRAGIAPGDQAPGLIFAAVVVLLEELTRLALIPDVYPVVAGQPVASRALFLALAVVLVMPAVLHLTAALQTLILMATAPNRGGVSETVQVLAYATAPCVFAGPEIPALRVICTAAGAVLLVVGTVEVHDLPYWKAVPVVAVPAAIVFGYGFRGFGAAGALLAEIGVSLPF
- a CDS encoding UPF0058 family protein, with amino-acid sequence MKKQELIHLHGLLAQVQNHYEEKTGNEVDHDEYERVGVRPTSIHMSKDDHKDAVFALAGGIVSEMVEEPSEQVPAAAD
- a CDS encoding NAD(P)/FAD-dependent oxidoreductase is translated as MTDEAVEHRRLIIAGSGIAGLSTAIYAARSNNDPLVLEGDEPGGQLTLTTDVANYPGFPDGIGGTELVNNMKEQATQFGTDIEHGIVESVDDSDRPFRVELTDGTVYTCDAFVAASGASARTLGIPGEDDLMGFGVSTCATCDGAFFRDEDMLVIGGGDAAMEEANFLTKFADTVYIAHRREEFRAEDYWIDRIEEKVEAGDVQIMKNTEAVEIHGSEAEGVDHVDLVRHPEGHPTDKLDDPDTEQMQLDVGAVFLAIGHTPNTDYLEDTGVELDDAGYLRTQGGDGGGQTKTAVEGIFGAGDVVDHHYQQAATAGGMGVKAALDADEYLEDAVTAEAAEADGVSAEADD
- a CDS encoding NADPH-dependent FMN reductase translates to MSRPHIVGICGSLRDDSHTRKGLEHALDAAAATGGETELLDLRDWDLPVYDADAGEAGDAPTFTARVRAADAILLGTPVYHGSYATPLKNALDYCGFDEFENKTVGLLAVAGGGFPITALEHLRTVCRALNAWVIPHQAAIPRASNAFEGDADDWGFVDESVADRVAILGRRAVEYATIEPDPPCIESTENVGADD
- a CDS encoding transcription initiation factor IIB family protein, which encodes MSDTTTRPITNERTENEITEETETETESTTTCPECGGHLVTDTEHGETVCEDCGLVVEEDEIDRGPEWRAFDASERDEKSRVGAPTTNMMHDKGLSTNIGWQDKDAYGRSLNSSQREKMQRLRTWNERFRTRDSKERNLKQALGEIDRMASALGLPKNVRETASVIYRRALDEDLLPGRSIEGVATASLYAAARQANTPRSIDEMITVSRVGEMEMTRTYRYIVRELNLEIQPADPESYVPRFASDLDLSDETERRARELLDSARESGLLSGKSPVGLAAAAVYAASLLTNEKVTQSEVSEVASISEVTIRNRYKELLEAEHDVKAA
- a CDS encoding DNA-3-methyladenine glycosylase, encoding MRRGRIDARTLAGGVDLQSTVESGQSYLWAREDGATYEDDRAHGGDAWYWTTTRPADRDEPAVVRVRQVDGALEWESHVDAEPHLRRLLRLDDDLDAIRHATPDDRLLREAFETYRGMRVVRDPPFGALISFICSAQMRVGRIHDMQISLRREFGEPVTFDGETYYAYPTPEALADATEAQLREVGLGYRAPYVQRSAEMVADGTADPAEARTLSYEDAREFLTRFVGVGEKVADCVLLFSLDFLEAVPLDTWIQTTIEEYYPDCDRDSYAETSRAIRAAFGDEYAGYVQTYVFHYLRNGGE
- a CDS encoding DHH family phosphoesterase, translating into MGSCIICGTSVEGHICETHQQDVVFEFRGTNADQLTPGRFYRGTVDGYAEFGVFVDIADRVTGLLHRSELDQRLESLDWEAGDTVYVQVKNVRDNGNIDLGWSIRQSEREFRGTLIDDPDEDFALLKEDVEGDDDSDDDGDDGPVRHTVGEVPDESGNDDTREAGRTGSPTDGGDTETDESGTTDTDSDTRTADSGGSGGAAVVEAEPESTDEETTSVELTQVAVDTLSDRVGDDVRIEGEIADIRQTSGPTVFELRDETGVVDCAAFEEAGVRAYPEVEEGDLVRLDGEVRRRRGELQVETEALLVLEDDEHDAVSQRMADALTERARPEDVEPLADDPAVDAVIDGVREAATAIRRAVLEDRPVVVRHNATVDGYVGGVAIERATLPLVRDQHGAADAEYHYFDRRPLEDGVYDMQDATQDVTGMLDNRERHDEKLPLFVFVAAGATRESLDGFDLLSIYDADRLVLDSAEADPEVGDAVDTLVSPSLTDADATTTASAIAATVAAHVDDDVREEIGHLPAVSFWEDTPESYVDLAESTGYDADATREIREAIALEAYYQSYEDKRELIADLLFPETDDERGLAGHVSEQFRTKLDAEIETAEANLERREVDGISVAVLDTDAFAHRYEFPPTNLLLDELFRRHRDDVDVVVGLAEDELYLRSTTALDVRAVAATAAEEAPDAGLQAKSTRDGCLEFLSGERDAVLDAVLEAVADVA